GCTACTTGCATGGCAAGAAAGCAATCGTCCAAGGTGTTAGTGAGTTTGTATGAGTTGATATAGAGCGCGGCTGCTCACAGTGATCTATTAATAGGAACCTGGGAGAACTTAATTCGTTGCTTGCATGATATCATTCATGTTGGGGGGAACATCCGACGAGCACGTACTGATTACAGCGCATCATAAACGCGTGGTTTCCTAAAATCGGTGCCCGAGAAAACCGTCGGGATGTTACTAAAACCTACGCCGTCGGTTGAAATATTGACAGAAAGTGGCATACTTGGGAGTTACAATCGCGGAACGCATGCTCGCACCTAATTGAGTTTAGGACCCGTTTAACCAAACTATAATAGTATGAATATGGAGACGTTAATGGGGTCTAAGCAGGGAAGCTGCAAGAACCATATATGTAGGACTTTTTCTTCCATGTCCTAAGGTATGGGTCTCCTACGTTGTATGGGTTCGCGATGACGGTGCAGGACAGGTATGTTGCACGGTTCTGACCGACCTCATGAAGCTATCGTTGgttgttcctcctcttgatctagaGGTAGTTCGGTGTGTCACCGCCTACATGATTAGGAGGGGCTTATCTTTGCTGCAAACTGATTTAGTTAGTGCAAATCAGTTGGAGGGGTTAGGcccgcttgcggtcaaaagaTTGTGAGAGTAGATTGTAATATCTAAGTGGCAGGTTAGATGGAACGGATGTAGGGAAGGTCGGATCACATATGAGTACGTTAAAAGTGAGCTTGCCAGAGGAAGTTATGTCGTGGACTTAGGCTTGAGATGGGTTTCCgcctgacggggcatggtagcgCCAGCCAGGTTTGTGTTCTGTATGGGACAGACTGGGAGGACTGGTTTTATATTGTCTGTGCCTGTCGAGCGTACTGTGTCATCCGTAATTTGGACGATAGCTAGTGACTTGCTAGCAGTGATACACTACAATGCGCTAATGCATACGTGCCTGTTGCCTTCCGGCGAGCGAGGGAGTTTCGCTTCGTCTGCAGTATGACGGGCGAATAGACATAGTGGCAGTGGGGGACAGCCACAGTTCCTTATGAGCGTGAAGCAATTCTTGACGATGGGTCCGCGGAGGTGTCAACAGAAGAACGAGAGTGATTTTAGCGGATGTGGATCATACATACTACTATAATCTGGAGCAGAAGTCtttataagatttccaccttcattcattcataaaacAGTACTTCCTTCTCGGTTGCTGTCGTAAGGAGAAGCTGATCAAGGAGCTCCACTTGTTCGCAACACAAACGAATACTTACATGACACTTGAACGGTTTCTCGCCGGTATGTTTCCGTGAATGCACCGCGTGTTCTCCTTTGGTTCGAAAACTCTTCCCGCAATACGAGCATAAGAACGGCAGATCCCCGGTATGGACAGTTTTGTGTGTTTTCAGGGAGCCCAGACTGTagtaaaatttattgcaaatatcACATTTGTAACGTCGCGTTTCACCGCAATTCGAAGCTTCATGTTCGCGGAAAGCAGATCGACTGAAACATTTTTTCCCACACTTCAGACAGATGAAGTCCGTTCCGGCCAGAATTTTGTCTTTCGATTTTGTTTTGATGATTGGTTTCTCCGACTCCTCCTTTGTTATTTCAATGGAAATTATTTGGGGGCTGTTTTCTGGAAAATGAAGGATTTGCATAGGACCATTGCGTAGCTGCAGCAACAAACACTTCCTACCGTGAACCTCTAAATGTTTCTCGAACAGGTATTGGAGGTGGAATTTTTTACCGCACTGAGGGCATGCTAACTCGGTCCCGTCCGTTTGGAAATGCTGTTCGATAATTTCGTCCGTCAAATTGTGCTCAGATTGCAAATGTTCGATGAGCAAGTTGGTTGTTTTGAAGTCGGAATAGCACGAAGGACATCCGTAAACTTCTTCCATGGAATCGCATTCTATGCCATCGGCCAAGTAAGTTTCTGTTTCCAAATCGGTGTCTTCAGGGGTCGCTGTTGGTTCAGCTTTCCATGCATTGAGAGCGGTATCTTCGGCTAAGTATTTAGTTACATTTTCAGGGGATAACGCCTAGAAGCGGAGAAGGCAATAGGAGTTATTGCTCATAGTAAAGTTGTGAATAGGAAACTTACAACTGGAGCGTCTTCGCCGTTCTTTAACATGTTAACGTCCATTTCCGTGGAGTCTCCATCGATCTCGTCCAGAAGCTGCACGGCATATTGTTCGAAGTCAGCATCGTAGTCAACGTGTTCATCACTTGTATTCGGATCCGGGGTTTGTTCTTCGGACTGCGAGTCACAGTCTCCAGAGAAGTgggaatcatcatcattcatgGAGGATTCCTCGATATTGGCTAGAAAAAACAGCTTTGGGACGATCTAGGTCAAACGAGAGAGCAGGATTCTTACCTTCAGTCAGGTCAAGTCTCTCGATTTTTATGTTACTATGACTTTCGTCCGATTTATCCAGCTCCATTGGAACTTGTGAGGACTCCTCGTCCAAAATATGGAGGAAATCTACCGGTTCGACTTCGTCGATGTTTTCATCTAAATATTCGACTTTGAATTTATTCCCTTCATCTGCGGCAGTTGTGTCTGATCCTCTCCTAActttagagcatttcatttgaTTATAACGGTCAGAAGGAGGCTGAAGGGCTACATTGAATGTTACTTACGCCTCTTGGTCTTGGTCCGCGGGGCGATGCGCTTGGACTGCTGGCAGTATTCCGGCAAACCACAGCTGAACGGCCTAACTCGTCGGTGCTTTTGCAGATTTCCGACGCAAGAAAAGGTCTTCCCGCAATTTTCGCAAATGTATGGCTTGATCCCGGTGTGGACGGACATATGCGTCACGAGGCTTTCGCGGTATGGAAAGGCTTTGTGGCAGGTCTGGTGAATTGTGTTAGAAATCGGTCAAAAAGCAAGGAAAGCAGCAAACGTAAGGATATGTGCCAAGTCTTCCCCGTTATATGCTCGGCCCCAGTCCTCCTACTTACATTGCACTTGAAAGGCTTCTCCTTGGTGTGCTTCCTCTCGTGCACCTTCAGCTCCCCTTGGCTGATGAACTGCTTGCCGCAGTAGTCGCAGGTGTACAGCTTCTCCCCGGAGTGGATCAGTTTGTGAGCGGCGAGGGTTACTCTGCTCGAGTAGTTCTGATTG
The window above is part of the Hermetia illucens chromosome 3, iHerIll2.2.curated.20191125, whole genome shotgun sequence genome. Proteins encoded here:
- the LOC119652399 gene encoding oocyte zinc finger protein XlCOF6-like — translated: MKKQKTPARFGCSNCTFQSRTEGGLARHIQDFHNICCEICKTIHDSPGSYVAHVQKVHNSEKFAREICEKCGKQFLTRQSLKNHMESNCGTRKRFKCDVCNQNYSSRVTLAAHKLIHSGEKLYTCDYCGKQFISQGELKVHERKHTKEKPFKCNTCHKAFPYRESLVTHMSVHTGIKPYICENCGKTFSCVGNLQKHRRVRPFSCGLPEYCQQSKRIAPRTKTKRLRRGSDTTAADEGNKFKVEYLDENIDEVEPVDFLHILDEESSQVPMELDKSDESHSNIKIERLDLTEANIEESSMNDDDSHFSGDCDSQSEEQTPDPNTSDEHVDYDADFEQYAVQLLDEIDGDSTEMDVNMLKNGEDAPVALSPENVTKYLAEDTALNAWKAEPTATPEDTDLETETYLADGIECDSMEEVYGCPSCYSDFKTTNLLIEHLQSEHNLTDEIIEQHFQTDGTELACPQCGKKFHLQYLFEKHLEVHENSPQIISIEITKEESEKPIIKTKSKDKILAGTDFICLKCGKKCFSRSAFREHEASNCGETRRYKCDICNKFYYSLGSLKTHKTVHTGDLPFLCSYCGKSFRTKGEHAVHSRKHTGEKPFKCHICPKSFPYRQSLVTHITTHTGEKPFQCGCGQSFSCVRNLLSHRNTFNATCGQLPLQTKPVIQIGVIKGQLYVGEKSE